The stretch of DNA CTCTCTCATCACAGAAACAATAACGGTAAAACACTGTGGTTTACAGTTAGAGAGACAAGCTGTCACACAGAGAGGTGCCAAGAAGAGCCGGTGAGAAAGGCCTTATAAGTACCCGTGTGCTCGACCTAGGGCTCAGGCGCATCCCTGCCCACCCAGAGCTCTGGTTGTTTAACTCCCTTTGACTCCGTAAGCCAATAAATTCCCTTTTGCCTAAATTGCAGTGTTTATCACTTCAACTTAAAGAATCTTGATAtagtaatgataatgataatagtaataaatgtttaaaaacctcCTGTGGTCGTCCTGATACGTCTTCAAGTGTGCTCTTTGCTGTGCAGAGCTCAGGAGTCACGGCATCCACCATCTGACGGGCCTTATCTTTGTCCCAGCTTGCCTCTTGCTTGGCCGAGTCCAGTGGAGTTTTCAAGTTACCTGTTTTCATAACTGCCTTCCCTCTCATTGCTTCAACTTTTATTAAAGATTGCCTGAGCTTCTGAAGTGTTTTGTCCTGTGAGGGTAGAAGGTTAAGGttgggaaagagaaagatgacTGATTAGATCTCCTAATAACAGGCAGGCATGATGAATGACAACTCAtgcttctattcttttttttttttaaggaggtaGATacatggaaaaggaagaaaattccagTTTTTGAATTAAGAGGTCATTTCTCCACCACCATACTCATCAATAACCAACAGTCATCAGACACTTTTATAAACTAGGCACTTGGGTTTTACAGAGGTTTTACAAGTGTTCCGTGCCCTTGAAAGGTTTACAGTCTGTGCTGATTAAattcagaaacagagaaaataagtgGCTCTGTAGTAAGAGAAATATTGCTGATAAAAAAGTTGATTGAAAAGTATTTAGTGTACCTGTGgtttaagacaaaaaaatgtaCGTCTGAAATACTACAACTGAAGCTTGAAATAGTGAAGGTCAAAGAGGAGCCCAGCAAAATGACTAAAACATTATAATATACTCTTACTCCGATAAGAGAAACAagactaaaacaaaaaatgagggaTCTAGAAGTTACCTTTGAGGAGTGGCAAGGGGAATACCCGGGGACACCCATGGGATTGATAATagtctcttttttaagattaatGGTAGATTTGCAGGcatcaaattttattattatatatgttttaatggtatatatattcttttgtatgtatgcacaataattttaatgttaatttttaaaagttcaatgaGAAACATGTAGCTAAAACAGTAACAAACCAAAGcttaagcaaatttttaaaagcctaacTTCCTTTACTTACTTTAAGGATATTTACTCTTGTTAGCtgggttttcatatttttatttgacaatttcaAATCACTGAGCTGTTTCTGAAGTTCCTGAATTTCTCCCTCTAATCTTTGAGTGGTTGCAATCTGCAAATTCTGCTTAATATTCAATAATGTTTGTTGCTTGTTGTCTTTTTCTAGCTGTTTAAACATCTTGCCGTTCCCATCTATTATGGAATTCTTAGGCCTGGAGTTTTCCTTTGAAGAAATCAACAGTATTGAAATGAAGAAGTTGTGTTTTATGATGGTATTCTACATTAGCATACCAAATCTACTCTCGTCTGATAAATTGCAGACTTAACAATGCTTATGCAGGTAAAATACTTTTTCAACATAAATATGCAGCATTAAAAttacctggaaaataaaatacGATGATCAAAGTGAGGGCTCAGTGCTAACAAGGTACAGTTAAGTAGACAATTTAATTAACACCAGGTGGTAGCACAGACTAACTTAACTGTTCTAGGaatgaaatgtaaagaaataaccCAATATTTAGATAAGGTTCATGCACCGAGatatttacaatattattcataccatgaaaaaataaaaataatgcaaacatcaaaaaagattaaatgacGTAATTTCCTATAGATTCCCTAGAAATcaagttttcaaaaatttctactaagagaaaatattaatgatataGTTAAATggaagaagatggaaaaaaaactgTGTCTAtaagaattatattaaaatatacatgaaccctggctggtgtagctcagtggattgagcacgggctgggaaccaaagtgtcccaggttcgattcccagccagggtacatgcctgggttgcaggccataaaccccagcaaccacatattgatgtctctctctctctccctcccttccctctctaaaaataaatcaaatctaaaaaaaattaaaaaataaaataaaaataaaatatacatggaaaatAATCAGAAGGAGATATACCTATATGTTAACATTATCTCAAAGTGGTAGAATTACTGGTAATTTAAATTGTATTCTTTCTACCCTTCTGTAATTTACAAAGTcactaccagaaaaaaaaaaggggggtgtgaattttaaaaagataccatatattttcattatatatacataaaaaactagtaaaatgtatattttaaaaaaccattgtttttacagaaagataaaataaatgctcCAGGAAAGCCTcattaaagaggaaagaaagtgaaaacatgatataaggaagaaaaaacatacagaatGCACAGATGTAGAAAATACAtcaaaaattctaaaagaatattttttaactcaGTGACAATTGAGAAtctaaaagaaatacatttttcttaagaaacaaTATAACAACATACAATCATGTCCAGAAAACCCAAGAACTCTAGTAAAGAAAACTTGGACTTAAGTGAATTCAGTAaggtagtaaatatttaataaaaatacaagcatATCAAAGGCTTTCATCTATGTTAGTAAAAACTATTTCAAatagaaatgggaaaatacaCTGTTCACAATGAGCAGAAAATTTATGAGAACTAGGAACAAACTTTTCAAGAAAGACATATGAGGGACTTAAAGGACACATATGAAGAACATATAAAATCCTATTGGAGGACATAAAATAATAGGTCATGTACCAAATTATCAAAAATTATCAgactaaaattataaatatttaaattatagatATCTAAAAAAGGGGTATACAAGTatattaataaattcaatttaagcAGACATTTTGAAATAGagaatcaaaaatatatttttaatttgtccaaagtcataCCATTACAAAGTTGAGTAAAATGTAAACAGTACTTACAAACTATCACTTTGACAAgtataaaatttacatggaatagTTCACCAGATACAATGtaattattaactttatttttgtcctGTTGTTCCTTTAAATGTATTGTGTGGGCATAATTCTTTGTTTGCCACTAAATGAAATTTCGGGCAAGGCCATGTGTTTCCTGATCACTTTTAGTTTTAACGTAAAAATTATAACCTAACTTTTATTCAAAGTTATGGCTAGTCAGGAGATTAGGAATGACATGAACAGATTAAGACATTATAAAGACAACCAAGTTGAAATACTGGATATGACAAAAatagtaattgaaataaacaacacaGATGAGATAAATAGAGTGgataaaaactcaacaaattgAGTTGGAGATCAGATTAAGAAACTcggagaaggcagcaggaaaggataaaaatatataaactatttttttaaaaagcaaagtgtaTGCGGGTTCTCCAGAGAGGCAATACTAACAGGGAGGTGTGTATGCGTGCATGCATGACAGGGAGAAATTTGGCTGACAATTGTGAGgtctggcaagtccaaaatccaTAAGGCAGGCCCAGGGAACAGTTGATATTGTGGCTCAAACCCAAAGGTAGTTTGTAGGTAGAACCTCTCTCTTCCTCAGGGGTCCTCAGTCTTTTCAAAGCCTTCAGCTGATAGGAGgaagcccacccacattatggaagGTATATGCTTTACTCAAAGTCCTCTGGTGTAAATGTTAATCTGATCTAAAATGCAACATCTAGACTAGTGTTTGAACAAATATCTGGAAACCAAGCCTAGCCAAcctgacacacaaaat from Phyllostomus discolor isolate MPI-MPIP mPhyDis1 chromosome 1, mPhyDis1.pri.v3, whole genome shotgun sequence encodes:
- the LOC118497195 gene encoding coiled-coil domain-containing protein 170-like, with the protein product MFKQLEKDNKQQTLLNIKQNLQIATTQRLEGEIQELQKQLSDLKLSNKNMKTQLTRVNILKDKTLQKLRQSLIKVEAMRGKAVMKTGNLKTPLDSAKQEASWDKDKARQMVDAVTPELCTAKSTLEDVSGRPQERVDFRETIMKMLGFNVKTADKKIITHLRLIIQAYEASDKSKVASNCETGQNNA